A genome region from Mercenaria mercenaria strain notata chromosome 11, MADL_Memer_1, whole genome shotgun sequence includes the following:
- the LOC128546816 gene encoding uncharacterized protein LOC128546816: protein MNSQWIKPVRSGSYSVHKLEKRTLTEPTLLLKPFVRDTDEPNDGTWTCPVPIRASAERTKQFNWERPKAERKALVESASKYQAIYLQKLLKEKDKEMKLITNQLIKSNKENVALLKELEGYRGKNYDELYKENITLKEQIARACRENVLLAGQLKKDNNRTLQKLNSVRTVA from the exons ATGAACAGTCAGTGGATTAAACCAGTACGGTCAGGGTCATATTCCGTCCATAAATTGGAAAAG AGGACTCTCACGGAACCAACACTCCTGCTTAAACCTTTTGTTAGGGACACAGATGAACCCAACGACGGCACCTGGACATGTCCTGTGCCCATCCGTGCGTCGGCTGAAAG AACGAAGCAGTTTAATTGGGAACGGCCAAAAGCTGAACGGAAGGCTTTAGTAGAATCAGCTTCAAAATATCAGGCGATATACCTGCAGAAACTGTTGAAAGAGAAAGACAAGGAGATGAAATTGATAACCAACCAATTGATTAAATCGAACAAGGAAAATGTAGCTTTATTGAAGGAACTCGAGGG GTATAGAGGAAAGAACTATGACGAGctttataaagaaaatatcacGTTAAAGGAACAGATAGCCCGTGCCTGTAGAGAGAATGTACTGCTTGCTGGACAGTTGAAGAAAGACAACAACAGAACCCTACAGAAGCTGAACTCAGTCAGAACAGTGGCATAA
- the LOC128546915 gene encoding uncharacterized protein LOC128546915, which produces MSSTKRFFKTPFPSQKKKPPPHYKFHYDTEVKGWRESQKVTATSRWGKAKEAVRVGNYFIGIRKKPDTVLNIDVKKLVEATKHNRSVQSARKMADPSMLDESDQESLEVIWFYLM; this is translated from the exons ATGTCTTCAACGAAACGATTCTTCAAGACGCCGTTTCCGTCACAGAAGAAAAAG CCTCCTCCTCATTACAAATTTCACTACGACACTGAGGTCAAAGGTTGGCGCGAAAGTCAAAAGGTAACAGCCACATCACGGTGGGGCAAAGCCAAAGAGGCTGTAAGGGTAGGAAACTAC tttataggTATCAGAAAGAAACCAGACACTGTTCTCAATATCGATGTGAAGAAACTCGTAGAAGCCACTAAACATAAT CGTTCTGTACAGTCAGCAAGGAAGATGGCGGATCCCAGCATGTTAGACGAATCAGACCAAGAATCACTCGAGGTAATTTGGTTTTATTTAATGTGA